Proteins co-encoded in one Betaproteobacteria bacterium genomic window:
- a CDS encoding SURF1 family protein has product MSARRPRWIVNLATVIGLAITMTACYWQYQKGHRKDMLAAESEAALGMAPVQVGKEHSSPDALRWRRVFAEGKFLPHTVILLDNQPHGAQPGYVVFTALRLDGGRHLLVKRGWIPGSLDRSQLPEVTTPADRVKIEGIAYPPSSRFVEYGDAGLNQRVWQNVNVERFAARFGLDFEPLILQQEGDMGDGLLREWPKPATGSAKNFGYALQWGAMALSIVIFYGLSVYRNRKQQGTQAGSP; this is encoded by the coding sequence ATGAGCGCGCGGCGGCCGCGATGGATCGTGAATCTCGCGACGGTGATCGGCCTCGCGATCACGATGACTGCCTGCTATTGGCAGTACCAGAAGGGTCACCGCAAGGACATGCTCGCCGCGGAGTCGGAAGCAGCGCTGGGCATGGCGCCCGTGCAGGTGGGGAAGGAGCACTCCAGCCCGGACGCTCTGCGCTGGCGGCGTGTCTTCGCCGAGGGGAAATTCCTGCCGCACACGGTGATCCTGCTGGACAACCAGCCCCACGGCGCACAGCCGGGCTACGTGGTCTTCACGGCGCTCCGCCTCGATGGCGGCCGCCACCTGCTGGTCAAGCGCGGCTGGATTCCCGGTTCGCTCGACCGGTCGCAGCTGCCGGAGGTGACCACGCCTGCGGACCGTGTGAAGATCGAAGGCATCGCCTATCCGCCTTCCAGCCGTTTCGTCGAGTATGGTGACGCGGGTTTGAACCAGCGTGTGTGGCAGAACGTCAACGTGGAACGCTTTGCCGCCCGCTTCGGTCTGGATTTCGAGCCGCTCATCCTCCAGCAGGAAGGGGACATGGGCGACGGGTTGCTGCGGGAGTGGCCCAAACCGGCCACCGGTTCGGCAAAGAACTTCGGGTACGCGCTCCAATGGGGCGCGATGGCACTGTCAATCGTCATCTTCTATGGCCTCTCCGTCTACCGCAATCGCAAACAACAAGGCACCCAAGCGGGGTCGCCGTAG
- a CDS encoding twin transmembrane helix small protein has protein sequence MRIFVIAVIVLILASLGSALFYLVRDKGSTERTVKALTLRIALSVGLFLLLMGGYYFGWFPKGRL, from the coding sequence ATGAGAATCTTCGTCATCGCCGTGATCGTGCTCATCCTGGCCAGTCTCGGCTCGGCACTGTTCTATCTCGTGCGCGACAAGGGTAGCACCGAGCGCACCGTGAAGGCACTCACTCTGCGCATTGCGCTGTCGGTGGGATTGTTCCTGCTGCTGATGGGCGGCTACTACTTCGGCTGGTTTCCGAAGGGCCGGCTCTGA